The following coding sequences are from one Buchnera aphidicola (Periphyllus testudinaceus) window:
- the dnaE gene encoding DNA polymerase III subunit alpha, producing the protein MPDPLFVHLRVHSDYSILDGLSKPKKIIQKTTSLKMPAVGITDFSNLYGVIKFYKLSHKNGIKPIIGVDFNLLSDNNSSTELTILASNNIGYENLKILVSKAYRQNYLVLKDIYIKKKWLKKYFQGLIVLSGGIDGEIGQYILSKRKNILYKTLDFYKKYFNNFYYLEISRVGRVHEEKYIKNILKISIERNLPIVATNNVRFLKKNDFYSHTIRIAIHNGISFNEAKDIFFKYTKNQFFKTEIEMKNLFIDIPEALINSVEIAKRCNVYINFGRYFLPKFCTGQVNEKKYLIKKSFQGLKSRLKKINLDTLEKKFSREIYKKRLVNELKVINKMGFPGYFLVVMEFIQWAKKNKIPVGPGRGSGAGSLVAYSLKITDIDPIKFDLLFERFLNLERISMPDFDVDFCMNKRDLVIDHVSKVYGESSVAQIITFGTMTAKAVIRDVGRALGYPYAFLNRISKLVPLDPGIILKKAIFNSKELSILYKNDVDFRELINSTKKLEGVIRNVGKHAGGVVISPTNIINFSPIYYDLLEKKNPVTQFDKNDIEDIGLVKFDFLGLKTLTIIDYAIKMINKNFFLKNKFFKLNIKKILLNDKKSFKLLKSGYTTSVFQLESNGIKELICRLQPNCFNEIVDLLALFRPGPLQSGMVDNFINRKHGKEKIYYPDKKWEHKILKPILKSTYGIILYQEQVMKIAQIFSNYTLGEADLLRRVISKKNSKEMSNQREKFILGAKKNNITKKLSNKIFDLLEKFAGYGFNKSHSVAYAFISYQTLWLKANYPSEFMASAMTMDMRYSNKIMILVEESFKMNLVIFSPNINISKKKFFVDLKKNIIFGLGAIKGLGEGTIKKILIERKNNGLFKDLSDLCIRVGPKTITKKILEKLIFSGSCDCFKISRLLLYHSIESVVQSSVQNINIILSKQLDFFNKKILYKKKTSKNKFIVDLNWSNKFELDNEKNVLGFYFSNHPFNFYLKEIKKYFKIILLKDLNFLKEYTKVYISGIVLSSKLITTKNKRKMMIIRLNDNIKTIDVLVFEESLIQKKSILNNNIIIIYGYIKKNYFKKNCFIIAKKINNLYCIRQKKLLKIKIILKNSIRSIKFFIKIEKLILNYIGGNTLLNISVKNKNTDFLNNILIKEWNIFPTDNLLYFLKSIPFLIKIKYFYL; encoded by the coding sequence ATGCCTGATCCTTTATTTGTTCATCTTCGTGTACATAGTGATTATTCTATATTAGATGGTTTATCAAAACCTAAAAAAATTATTCAAAAAACTACATCTTTAAAAATGCCAGCTGTTGGTATTACTGATTTTTCAAATTTATATGGAGTAATAAAATTTTATAAGTTATCTCATAAAAATGGAATTAAACCAATTATAGGAGTAGATTTTAATCTTTTATCTGATAATAATTCTTCAACAGAATTAACTATTTTAGCATCTAATAATATTGGTTATGAAAATTTAAAAATATTAGTTTCGAAAGCTTATAGACAAAATTATTTAGTATTGAAAGATATTTATATAAAAAAAAAATGGCTAAAAAAATATTTTCAAGGATTAATCGTTTTATCTGGAGGAATTGATGGTGAAATTGGTCAATATATACTTAGTAAAAGAAAAAACATTTTATATAAAACTTTAGATTTTTATAAAAAATATTTTAATAATTTTTATTATTTAGAAATTTCTCGTGTTGGGCGAGTACATGAAGAGAAATATATAAAAAATATTTTAAAAATTTCTATAGAAAGAAATTTACCAATTGTTGCTACAAACAATGTTCGGTTTTTAAAAAAAAATGATTTTTATTCTCATACAATAAGAATAGCAATACATAATGGAATTTCTTTTAATGAAGCAAAAGATATATTTTTTAAATATACAAAAAATCAATTTTTTAAAACAGAAATAGAAATGAAAAATCTTTTTATAGATATTCCTGAAGCGTTAATAAATTCTGTAGAGATTGCTAAAAGATGTAATGTATATATTAATTTTGGTAGATATTTTTTGCCTAAATTTTGTACAGGGCAAGTAAATGAAAAAAAATATTTAATTAAAAAATCTTTTCAAGGTTTAAAAAGCAGACTAAAAAAAATAAATTTAGATACATTAGAAAAAAAGTTTTCTCGAGAAATATATAAAAAAAGATTAGTTAATGAGTTAAAAGTAATTAATAAAATGGGATTTCCAGGTTATTTTTTAGTAGTTATGGAATTTATTCAATGGGCAAAAAAAAATAAAATTCCAGTTGGTCCTGGAAGAGGTTCTGGAGCGGGATCTTTAGTAGCTTATTCTTTAAAAATTACTGATATTGATCCAATTAAATTTGACTTATTATTTGAGCGTTTTTTAAATTTAGAAAGAATTTCAATGCCTGATTTTGATGTAGATTTTTGTATGAATAAACGTGATTTAGTAATTGATCATGTTTCAAAAGTATATGGAGAAAGTTCTGTTGCTCAAATTATTACTTTTGGAACTATGACCGCAAAAGCTGTAATACGTGATGTTGGAAGAGCTTTAGGTTATCCATATGCTTTTTTAAATAGAATATCAAAATTAGTTCCATTAGATCCAGGTATTATTTTAAAGAAAGCAATATTTAATTCAAAAGAATTATCTATTTTATATAAGAATGATGTGGATTTTAGAGAATTAATTAATTCGACAAAAAAATTAGAAGGTGTGATTAGAAATGTAGGAAAACATGCTGGAGGAGTAGTTATATCTCCTACAAATATTATAAATTTTTCTCCAATATATTATGATCTTTTAGAAAAAAAAAACCCAGTAACTCAATTTGATAAAAATGATATTGAGGATATTGGTTTAGTAAAATTTGATTTTTTAGGTTTAAAAACATTAACTATTATTGATTATGCTATAAAAATGATTAATAAAAATTTTTTTCTAAAAAATAAATTTTTTAAATTAAATATTAAAAAAATATTATTAAATGATAAGAAAAGTTTTAAATTATTAAAAAGTGGTTATACAACTTCTGTTTTTCAATTAGAATCTAACGGTATTAAAGAATTAATTTGTCGATTGCAACCTAATTGTTTTAATGAAATCGTTGATTTATTAGCGCTTTTTAGACCTGGACCTTTACAATCTGGAATGGTTGACAATTTTATTAATAGAAAACATGGAAAAGAGAAAATTTATTATCCTGATAAAAAATGGGAACATAAGATATTAAAACCAATTTTAAAATCTACTTATGGAATTATTTTATATCAAGAGCAAGTTATGAAAATTGCTCAGATTTTTTCTAATTATACTTTAGGAGAAGCTGATTTATTAAGAAGAGTGATTAGTAAAAAAAATTCAAAAGAAATGTCTAATCAACGAGAAAAGTTTATATTGGGTGCTAAAAAAAATAACATAACAAAAAAATTATCAAATAAAATATTTGATTTATTAGAGAAATTTGCAGGTTATGGATTTAATAAATCTCATTCAGTAGCATATGCTTTTATTTCTTATCAAACACTTTGGTTAAAAGCAAATTATCCATCTGAATTTATGGCATCTGCTATGACTATGGATATGAGATATTCTAATAAAATTATGATTTTAGTTGAAGAATCTTTTAAAATGAATTTAGTAATTTTTTCTCCAAATATAAATATTAGTAAAAAAAAGTTTTTTGTAGATTTAAAAAAAAATATAATTTTTGGTTTAGGAGCTATTAAAGGTCTTGGAGAAGGAACTATTAAAAAAATTCTTATAGAAAGAAAAAATAATGGTTTATTTAAAGATTTAAGTGATTTATGTATTCGAGTTGGTCCTAAAACTATTACAAAAAAAATTTTAGAAAAATTAATATTTTCAGGATCTTGTGATTGTTTTAAAATAAGTAGATTATTATTATATCATTCAATTGAAAGTGTAGTTCAATCTTCTGTTCAAAATATTAATATTATTTTATCTAAACAATTAGATTTTTTTAATAAAAAGATTTTATATAAAAAAAAAACTTCAAAAAATAAATTTATAGTAGATTTAAATTGGTCAAATAAATTTGAATTAGATAATGAAAAAAATGTATTAGGTTTTTATTTTTCTAATCATCCTTTTAATTTTTATCTTAAAGAAATAAAAAAATATTTTAAAATCATATTATTAAAAGATCTTAATTTTTTAAAAGAATATACCAAAGTATATATATCAGGAATTGTTTTAAGTAGTAAATTAATTACAACTAAAAATAAAAGAAAAATGATGATAATAAGATTAAATGATAATATAAAAACTATAGATGTTTTAGTTTTTGAAGAATCTTTAATTCAAAAAAAATCTATATTAAATAATAATATTATTATAATTTATGGATATATTAAAAAAAATTATTTTAAAAAAAATTGTTTTATAATTGCTAAAAAAATTAATAATTTATATTGTATAAGACAAAAAAAATTACTTAAAATAAAAATTATATTAAAAAATTCTATTCGTTCTATTAAATTTTTTATAAAAATAGAAAAATTAATTTTAAATTATATTGGTGGAAATACTTTATTAAATATTTCTGTTAAAAATAAAAATACAGATTTTTTAAATAATATTTTAATAAAAGAATGGAATATTTTTCCTACAGATAATTTATTATACTTTTTAAAATCTATTCCTTTTTTAATTAAAATAAAATATTTTTATTTGTAA
- the proS gene encoding proline--tRNA ligase has product MRQKKYLLCTKKEIPKNSKKISHQLMIRSGMIKKSSNGIYTWLPNGIRVLKKIKKIIRKEMNKNNFLEICMPILQSSKLWEQSNRIKSYGRELFKVFDRHKKKLILSPTHEEIVTNLIKNYISSYKELPITMYQIQTKFRDEIRPKEGILRTREFIMKDAYSFHENKKSLKKTYNNMLNSYLKIFYKMNLKTKIIKVNNGVIGGSLSHEFHVNYNKSKKNKYCNNKKSIEIGHIFQLNQTYSKIFNACIQTKKKNNKIIEMGCYGIGISRLIGAIIENNCDKDGIIWPISISPFQVSIIPINIEKYRNVKKIAEKIYFQFKKNNIQVFFYDKIERPGKMFAETDLLGFPYKIIISKNTILKNCVELQNRKKKTKKEIKIKNILQIFIKKLKN; this is encoded by the coding sequence ATGAGACAAAAAAAATATCTTCTCTGTACAAAAAAAGAAATTCCAAAAAATTCTAAAAAAATAAGTCATCAATTAATGATACGTTCTGGTATGATAAAAAAATCTTCAAATGGAATATATACTTGGTTACCAAATGGAATTCGAGTATTAAAAAAAATAAAAAAAATTATAAGAAAAGAAATGAATAAAAATAATTTTCTCGAAATTTGTATGCCAATTTTACAATCTTCTAAATTATGGGAACAAAGTAATAGAATTAAATCATATGGAAGAGAATTATTTAAAGTTTTCGATAGACATAAAAAAAAATTGATATTATCTCCTACACATGAAGAAATTGTTACTAATTTAATAAAAAATTATATATCTTCTTATAAAGAATTACCAATAACAATGTATCAAATACAAACAAAATTTAGAGATGAAATTAGACCCAAAGAAGGTATTTTAAGAACAAGAGAATTTATTATGAAAGATGCTTATTCATTTCATGAAAATAAAAAATCTCTAAAAAAAACATATAATAATATGTTGAATTCTTATTTAAAAATATTTTATAAAATGAATTTAAAAACTAAAATTATAAAAGTAAATAATGGAGTTATTGGAGGAAGTTTATCACATGAATTTCATGTTAATTATAACAAATCAAAAAAAAATAAATACTGTAATAATAAAAAAAGTATAGAAATTGGTCATATTTTTCAACTAAATCAAACATATTCAAAAATATTTAATGCATGCATCCAAACAAAAAAAAAAAATAATAAAATAATAGAAATGGGATGTTATGGAATTGGAATTAGTCGATTAATAGGAGCAATTATTGAAAATAATTGCGATAAAGATGGAATAATTTGGCCTATCTCAATATCTCCATTTCAAGTTTCTATTATTCCAATTAACATTGAAAAATACAGAAATGTTAAAAAAATAGCAGAAAAAATATATTTTCAATTCAAAAAAAATAATATTCAAGTATTTTTTTATGATAAAATAGAACGACCTGGAAAAATGTTTGCAGAAACAGATTTATTAGGATTTCCATATAAAATTATTATCAGCAAAAATACAATTTTAAAAAACTGTGTAGAACTACAAAATAGAAAAAAAAAAACAAAAAAAGAAATTAAAATTAAAAACATTTTACAAATTTTTATTAAAAAATTAAAAAATTAA
- a CDS encoding EscU/YscU/HrcU family type III secretion system export apparatus switch protein: MSDYEEKKEFPTDKKLKKAKKQGMNTYSKELNSFIIILVFFFLFFIFRKFIFFNIINIFISNFSFDYNIVNKNSLLIIKNIFFSEKKFFIFIFLFLFILFLTSFFSPVVSKNFSLNFKMIHFNFNHLNLLQGIKKIFSYNIFIDLIKIVWKILFLFIFFLFFTYFYFFKNFYLLYESFYFCLLNSLYLIFVFFIFSLISFIPSVIFDIFWSNYLFYKKLKMNNKELKEELKRSEGDPEIKIKIREKLRLILKENSISELHLSDVVISDFKDYSVSLKYNYNCMVAPKIISKGAGLHSLKMLKFAKKFDIPIFESFTLSKVLYKEGEVGKYVPGIFYSVIAEVFAWVLKLKKWKKEGGKYPKPPKYLCASSNSNILGKN; the protein is encoded by the coding sequence ATGTCGGATTATGAAGAAAAAAAAGAATTTCCAACAGATAAGAAATTAAAAAAAGCAAAAAAACAAGGAATGAATACGTATTCTAAAGAATTAAATTCATTTATAATTATTTTAGTATTTTTTTTTCTTTTTTTTATTTTTAGAAAATTTATTTTTTTTAATATAATTAATATTTTTATATCAAATTTTTCTTTTGATTATAATATTGTTAATAAAAATTCTTTATTGATTATAAAAAATATTTTTTTTTCAGAAAAAAAATTTTTTATTTTTATTTTTTTATTTTTATTTATTTTATTTTTAACTAGTTTTTTTTCTCCAGTAGTTTCAAAGAATTTTTCATTAAATTTTAAAATGATACATTTTAATTTTAATCATTTAAATTTATTACAAGGTATAAAAAAAATTTTTTCATATAATATTTTTATTGATTTAATAAAAATTGTATGGAAAATTTTATTTTTATTTATTTTTTTCTTATTTTTTACTTATTTTTATTTTTTTAAAAATTTTTATTTGTTATATGAATCTTTTTATTTTTGTTTATTAAACAGTTTGTATTTAATATTTGTATTTTTTATATTTTCTTTAATTAGTTTTATTCCATCAGTAATTTTTGATATTTTTTGGAGTAATTATTTATTTTATAAAAAATTAAAAATGAATAATAAAGAATTAAAAGAGGAATTGAAACGTTCAGAAGGAGATCCTGAAATAAAAATAAAAATTCGTGAAAAATTACGTTTAATTTTAAAAGAAAATTCTATTTCTGAATTACATCTTTCTGATGTAGTAATATCTGATTTTAAAGATTATTCTGTTTCTTTAAAATACAATTATAACTGTATGGTAGCACCTAAAATTATATCAAAAGGAGCAGGATTGCATTCTTTAAAAATGTTAAAATTTGCAAAAAAATTTGATATACCTATTTTTGAATCATTTACTTTATCTAAAGTTTTATATAAAGAAGGTGAAGTTGGAAAATATGTTCCTGGTATTTTTTATTCAGTAATTGCAGAAGTATTTGCTTGGGTATTGAAATTGAAAAAATGGAAAAAAGAAGGAGGAAAATATCCTAAACCTCCAAAATATTTATGTGCTTCATCTAATTCAAACATTTTAGGAAAAAATTAA
- a CDS encoding flagellar biosynthesis protein FlhA, which yields MINLFSLKNFIKQIKKIQFQEISAPILIVMILSMMILPLKPIFLDVLFTFNIFISIVVLLVAMSTKSILEFTSFPIILLFTTLLRLSLNIASTRIILLFGHLGKFSAGHIIESFGHFLVGSNFSIGIIVFLILVIINFIVITKGASRIAEVGARFTLDSMPGKQMSIDSDLNAGLIKESEAKNRRLNISQEADFYGAMDGASKFVRGDAIAGILIMFINVIGGLFIGLFQHHMNISKAIKIYTLLTIGDGLVAQIPALIISTSVAVIVTRVENNKNASEQIISQLFYNSNIIFLSGVILGFFGLIPGMPHLIFLFFSIFLFFSKFIYKKFIKFFKYNEPIDIVQKKQFNLTYKDIPLENFLSINLSKNLIDLMNYSNKKNLFDKIFYIRKKYINEFGFLSPKVIIKKDINLSPSKYKIFIKGVESGKGTVYLNKFLAISTKFSNKKLSKKETNDPVFGLRSFWINKKNIIMAKYEKYTVIDSSTVISTHFDHLLSLNMSELFGRQEMQDLLNKVGSEIPQLIENLIPNTFTLTAIKQVFQNLLLENVPIKDMRTILETLIENSSFQKNIDYLTNIVRISLGKSIVYKICMNKKNIYAIGISTELEENLIKCLENNQNIEPDLLNKILIKSKKAIYKQESMNYPIVFVVSHALRFFIFRLLKTNYSKIHVLSNLEVSNYKKIVFVSII from the coding sequence ATGATAAATTTGTTTTCTTTAAAAAATTTTATTAAACAAATAAAAAAAATTCAATTTCAGGAAATTTCAGCACCGATTTTAATTGTAATGATTTTATCTATGATGATATTACCATTAAAACCAATTTTTTTAGATGTGTTATTTACTTTTAATATATTTATTTCTATTGTTGTTTTATTAGTAGCTATGTCTACTAAAAGTATTTTAGAATTTACGTCTTTTCCAATAATTTTATTATTTACGACTTTATTAAGATTATCTTTAAACATAGCTTCTACTAGAATAATATTATTATTTGGTCATTTAGGTAAATTCTCTGCTGGTCATATTATTGAATCTTTTGGTCATTTTTTAGTAGGAAGCAATTTTTCTATTGGAATTATAGTTTTTTTAATTTTAGTTATAATTAATTTTATTGTTATAACTAAAGGAGCTAGTAGAATAGCAGAAGTTGGAGCTAGATTTACTTTAGATAGTATGCCTGGTAAACAAATGTCTATTGATTCTGATTTAAATGCTGGTCTTATAAAAGAAAGTGAAGCGAAAAATAGAAGATTAAATATTTCTCAAGAAGCTGATTTTTATGGGGCAATGGATGGAGCTAGTAAATTTGTAAGAGGAGATGCAATAGCAGGGATTTTGATTATGTTTATTAATGTAATAGGTGGTCTTTTTATTGGATTATTTCAACATCATATGAATATATCCAAAGCTATAAAAATATATACTTTGTTAACTATAGGAGATGGTCTTGTTGCGCAAATTCCTGCATTGATAATTTCTACTTCTGTAGCAGTAATAGTTACTAGAGTAGAAAATAATAAAAATGCTAGTGAACAAATAATTAGTCAATTATTTTATAATTCTAATATTATTTTTTTAAGTGGAGTAATTTTAGGTTTTTTTGGTTTAATACCTGGAATGCCTCATTTAATTTTTTTATTTTTTTCTATTTTTTTATTTTTTTCAAAATTTATATATAAAAAATTTATAAAATTTTTTAAATATAATGAACCAATAGATATAGTTCAAAAAAAACAATTTAATCTTACTTACAAAGATATACCATTAGAAAATTTTTTATCTATTAATTTAAGTAAAAATTTAATTGATTTAATGAATTATAGTAATAAAAAAAATTTATTTGATAAAATTTTTTATATTCGAAAAAAATATATAAATGAATTTGGTTTTTTATCTCCTAAAGTAATAATTAAAAAAGATATAAATTTATCTCCTTCGAAATATAAAATTTTTATTAAGGGTGTAGAAAGTGGAAAAGGAACTGTTTATTTAAATAAATTTTTAGCAATTAGTACTAAATTTTCTAATAAAAAATTATCTAAAAAAGAAACAAATGATCCAGTTTTTGGTTTAAGATCTTTTTGGATAAATAAAAAAAATATTATAATGGCAAAATATGAAAAATATACAGTAATAGATTCAAGTACAGTAATATCTACGCATTTTGATCATTTACTTTCTTTAAATATGAGTGAATTGTTTGGAAGACAAGAAATGCAAGATTTATTAAATAAAGTAGGTTCTGAAATACCTCAATTAATAGAAAATCTTATTCCTAATACATTTACTTTAACAGCTATTAAACAGGTATTTCAAAATCTTTTATTAGAAAATGTTCCCATTAAAGATATGAGAACAATTTTAGAAACTTTAATTGAAAATTCATCATTTCAAAAAAATATTGATTATTTAACAAATATTGTTCGAATATCTTTAGGAAAATCTATTGTTTATAAAATTTGTATGAATAAAAAAAATATTTATGCAATTGGAATTTCTACTGAATTAGAAGAAAATCTAATAAAATGTTTAGAAAATAATCAGAATATTGAGCCAGATTTATTGAATAAAATTCT